The Gemmatimonas aurantiaca T-27 DNA segment ATGCATGACGCGGCGCTGGAACGGCTGGTGGTGGAGGCCGATCTCCGCCGTGCCATCGAACGGGAAGAGTTTTTCCTGGAGTTCCAGCCCATCGTGGAACTCGATACGGGCAACATCATCGGCGCCGAAGCGCTGGTGCGGTGGTTGTGCCGCGAGCGGGGCACGGTGCCGCCGGGCGTATTCATTCCGATCGCCGAGGTGACGGGGCTCATCGTGCCGATCGGCAAATGGGTCTTGCGCAGGGCCTGCCGTGAGGCGCAGCGGTGGACCCGCGAGCGTGGAATTGCGGCGCGGATCACGGTGAATCTGTCGGGTCGACAACTGCAGGATGCCGGGATCGTGGACGATGTCCGTCAGGCCCTGGAAGAGACGGGACTCGATCCGACGCAACTCGTGCTCGAGATCACCGAGAGCATGTTGATGCAAAACACCGATGTCTCCATGGCGCGTCTGACGGCGCTCAAGGAACTGGGCGTGTCATTGGCCATCGACGACTTCGGTACCGGTTATTCTTCCCTGAGTTATCTGCAGCGCTATCCGATCGACATCCTGAAGATCGACAAAGCGTTCGTGGACGTCATCGACAAGGGGGGCGAAGGACCGGTACTGGCCAGCGCGATCGTGGCGCTCGGGGATACGCTGCGGATGAACACCGTGGCGGAGGGGATCGAGACGGAGGCCCAGCGTGGGCATCTGCTCACCCTGGGATGTGAGCTGGGGCAGGGGTTCCTGTTCTCGCCGCCTCTCGATGAGGAGGAGTTCTGGCATCTCCTGCTCGCCCGTGGCTCACGCGTGCCGTTTGTCAGTCGCCGGCTTCGCGACAACGGTGAACAACAGGCAGCCTGATCGTCATCGCCGCACCACCATTTCGCAGCCACCGCTCGACGCGTTCCTGATTGCCGCACCGGGATTGGCGCCGTTGATTGCGGCCGAATGCACCACGCTGGGCATCACGCCGGTGGAGGTGACGGCGGCCGGTGTGGCGGTGCAGGTCACGCCCCGCGAGCTGTTCACGATCAATTGCTGGTCGCGGCTGGCCAGCCGGGTGATTGTGCGGCTCGCGCACTTCGATGCCCGGGATTTTGCGACGCTCGAAAAGCAGGCCGCCCGGGTGCCATGGACGCGGGTGATCTCGCCTGCAGTGCCGGTGCAGTTGCGGGTGACGTGCCGGAAGTCTCGGCTCTATCACTCGGACGCGGTGGCCGAGCGCGTGGCGCGTGGCATCGTGAATGCGGTGCCCAATGCGCAGATCCTCGGAGCTGCGGCAAAGGACGAGGACGATGAGTTGTCCGAAACGTTGGCACCGGATGCGCCAACGCAGCTCATCGTCGTGCGCTTCGAACGCGATCACTGCGTGATCAGTGCCGACAGTTCGGGCACGTTGCTGCACCGTCGCGGTTGGCGGCAGGCCATCGCCAAGGCGCCGCTCCGGGAGACACTGGCCGCGGTCATGCTGGCGGCGATGCCCTGGGACGGCGAAATCCCGCTGGTCGATCCGTTTGCGGGCTCCGGCACGATCGGTATCGAAGCGGCGTTGCGTGTGCGTCGCATCGCGCCGGGGCTGACCCGCTCTTTCGCCATGGAGCACTGGCCCGACGCCGATGCGAGCATGCACGCCGGTGTCCGGGAGAGCGCGCAGCAGCAGGTGCGTCCGAGCATCGGGGTGCCCATCGTGCTGCGCGACCGTGACGCCGGGGCGATCGTGGCAGCGCGCGCCAATGCGGAACGCGCTGGTGTGCTGGCCGATGTCACCATCGAGCAGGGAGCACTCTCGGAAACGGAACTCGCGCAATACGGCGCTCGAGGTCTGCTGCTCACCAACCCGCCCTACGGACACCGTATCGGTGACGGGGCCGATCTGCGCGGACTCTACGCGCGACTCGGCGACGTGTTGCGCGTCGGCGGACGCGGGTGGCGTCTCGCCATGCTGATGCCCAACGATCGTGCGCTGCTCGGTCAGTTGCGATTGTCGGTGTCGCCGCTGTTGCGCACGAGCAATGGTGGATTGCCCGTCGCATTGCTGGCAACGGCGCCTTCGAAAGGGTAGGCGGTACAGCGGGGGGAACACTGATGACACAAAAACAAAGCAGATAGTCGCAGATACGGCCTGACAACGATCAACAGCCGAACAGCACACACAATAAAGAGTGTTGTATCTGTGTCGATCTGTTTTGTTTTTGTGTCATCAGTGTTCCCCCCGCTGTACCCGTCAGACGCGGAACCGATCTCCCCGCCAGGCTTTGATCTGCTGCTTGATCTCCTTGGACGTGAGAGCCGGATTGGCAATCACCTGCTCAACGAGAGCCGGCAATTCGACATCGCTGGCAAAGCGCAGCGCGACGTAGTGTCGCGGGCGCAGCGTGGTGATGGCACGCGCGGTGAGCTCCGGTGACAACACACGCTGGAAGCGTACCTGCTCCTCGAGCCGGATCAGACGATCCTGCACGCGCAGGGGAGAGAGTCGCGAGACGGCCACCACGCCGATGAGGGCGAGGCTGCCGACGAGGAAGTAGCCGGTCTCCGCGCCTGGCGCCTTCACAAATCGGACGATTGTCCAGATCAGAAAGATCGCGGCCAGGGGGCTGGTGAAAAAATGGTAGTACGGCGTGAGCTGCGTGTGATTGGCGTAGTTCTGATTTTCACTCATGGTCTGCAAGGTTGAAGGGAGACGGTGGTGAAGACAGCAGTGTGTCGATGAGATTCGTAGCGATGGACAGGCGCTCAGGCCAGTCGCCTCGCACGATGGTGTAGGGGGCGCCAAGCCGATCCAGTGTGGTCACGAACAGCGTGTGCATCTCCTCTCGGCGATCCCCTCGATCGCGGACGCCGTCCGCAATCCACGGCACATCGATGTCGAGCAGGAGATAGTGGT contains these protein-coding regions:
- a CDS encoding THUMP domain-containing class I SAM-dependent RNA methyltransferase → MNNRQPDRHRRTTISQPPLDAFLIAAPGLAPLIAAECTTLGITPVEVTAAGVAVQVTPRELFTINCWSRLASRVIVRLAHFDARDFATLEKQAARVPWTRVISPAVPVQLRVTCRKSRLYHSDAVAERVARGIVNAVPNAQILGAAAKDEDDELSETLAPDAPTQLIVVRFERDHCVISADSSGTLLHRRGWRQAIAKAPLRETLAAVMLAAMPWDGEIPLVDPFAGSGTIGIEAALRVRRIAPGLTRSFAMEHWPDADASMHAGVRESAQQQVRPSIGVPIVLRDRDAGAIVAARANAERAGVLADVTIEQGALSETELAQYGARGLLLTNPPYGHRIGDGADLRGLYARLGDVLRVGGRGWRLAMLMPNDRALLGQLRLSVSPLLRTSNGGLPVALLATAPSKG
- a CDS encoding DUF6526 family protein, whose translation is MSENQNYANHTQLTPYYHFFTSPLAAIFLIWTIVRFVKAPGAETGYFLVGSLALIGVVAVSRLSPLRVQDRLIRLEEQVRFQRVLSPELTARAITTLRPRHYVALRFASDVELPALVEQVIANPALTSKEIKQQIKAWRGDRFRV